The proteins below come from a single Panicum hallii strain FIL2 chromosome 7, PHallii_v3.1, whole genome shotgun sequence genomic window:
- the LOC112899729 gene encoding probable low-specificity L-threonine aldolase 1 isoform X1, producing the protein MPCQRSCDETKFHERWQVYLHPLKPLPLPCTQSRMVVKVVDLRSDTVTKPSEAMRAAMAAADVDDDVLGADPTARRFEAEMAALMGKEAALFVPSGTMANLVSVLVHCDVRGSEVILGDASHIHVYENGGISTIGGVHPKTVANNPDGTMDIDKIVAAIRHRGGALLYPTTRLICLENTHANCGGKCLSVEYTDKVGEIAKSHGLKLHIDGARIFNASVALGVPVDRLVKAADSISVCLSKGLGAPVGSVIVGSKAFIDKAKILRKTLGGGMRQIGVLCAAASAAVRDTVGKLEDDHRKAKALAEGLKKIKQFSVDSASVETNMVFFNIMDPRISPDRLCQALEQRSVLAMPASSKSVRFVLHYQISDSDVQYALTCVEKAVEELLKGGTKFEHLTNGATKHSYGH; encoded by the exons ATGCCATGCCAACGATCATGTGACGAAACGAAATTTCATGAGCGTTGGCAAGTATACTTGCATCCTCTGAAGCCTCTGCCGCTCCCCTGTACGCAGAGCAGGATGGTGGTCAAGGTGGTGGACCTGCGGTCGGACACGGTCACTAAGCCCTCGGAGGCCATgcgcgccgccatggccgcggCCGACGTCGACGACGACGTCCTGGGCGCAGACCCGACCGCGCGCCGCTTCGAGGCGGAGATGGCCGCGCTCATGGGCAAGGAGGCCGCGCTCTTCGTGCCCTCGGGCACCATGGCCAACCTCGTCTCCGTCCTCGTGCACTGCGACGTCCGGGGCAGCGAGGTCATCCTCGGAGACGCCTCGCACATCCACGTCTACGAGAACGGCGGCATCTCCACCATCGGCGGCGTCCACCCGAAGACCGTGGCCAACAACCCCGACGGCACCATGGACATCGACAAGATCGTCGCTGCCATCAGGCACCGGGGAGGGGCGCTGCTGTACCCGACGACCAGGCTGATATGCTTGGAGAACACGCATGCAAA TTGTGGTGGGAAATGTCTGTCTGTAGAATACACTGACAAGGTTGGGGAAATCGCCAAGAGTCATGGACTCAAGCTTCATATTGATGGAGCTCGCATTTTTAACGCCTCTGTG GCACTTGGAGTTCCTGTAGATAGACTAGTGAAAGCTGCTGATTCAATTTCG GTATGCCTATCAAAAGGTTTAGGTGCCCCCGTTGGATCAGTTATTGTCGGTTCGAAGGCCTTCATTGACAAG GCCAAGATTCTTAGGAAGACCCTAGGTGGCGGAATGAGGCAGATTGGTGTTCTTTGtgctgctgcttctgctgcCGTTCGTGACACTGTGGGAAAGCTTGAAGATGACCACAGAAAGGCGAAAGCTTTAGCAG AGGGACTGAAGAAAATTAAACAGTTTTCAGTGGATTCTGCTTCGGTCGAGACCAATATG GTATTCTTTAATATCATGGATCCACGCATATCACCTGACAGACTATGCCAAGCCTTGGAACAACGCAGTGTGCTTGCAATGCCGGCGAGTTCAAAAAG TGTGAGGTTCGTCCTCCATTACCAAATTTCAGATAGTGATGTTCAGTATGCATTGACATGCGTCGAG AAAGCTGTTGAAGAACTACTGAAGGGCGGCACTAAATTTGAGCATTTGACAAATGGAGCTACAAAGCACTCATACGGGCACTAG
- the LOC112899729 gene encoding probable low-specificity L-threonine aldolase 1 isoform X5: MPCQRSCDETKFHERWQVYLHPLKPLPLPCTQSRMVVKVVDLRSDTVTKPSEAMRAAMAAADVDDDVLGADPTARRFEAEMAALMGKEAALFVPSGTMANLVSVLVHCDVRGSEVILGDASHIHVYENGGISTIGGVHPKTVANNPDGTMDIDKIVAAIRHRGGALLYPTTRLICLENTHANCGGKCLSVEYTDKVGEIAKSHGLKLHIDGARIFNASVALGVPVDRLVKAADSISVCLSKGLGAPVGSVIVGSKAFIDKAKILRKTLGGGMRQIGVLCAAASAAVRDTVGKLEDDHRKAKALAEGLKKIKQFSVDSASVETNMTMPSLGTTQCACNAGEFKKCEVRPPLPNFR, from the exons ATGCCATGCCAACGATCATGTGACGAAACGAAATTTCATGAGCGTTGGCAAGTATACTTGCATCCTCTGAAGCCTCTGCCGCTCCCCTGTACGCAGAGCAGGATGGTGGTCAAGGTGGTGGACCTGCGGTCGGACACGGTCACTAAGCCCTCGGAGGCCATgcgcgccgccatggccgcggCCGACGTCGACGACGACGTCCTGGGCGCAGACCCGACCGCGCGCCGCTTCGAGGCGGAGATGGCCGCGCTCATGGGCAAGGAGGCCGCGCTCTTCGTGCCCTCGGGCACCATGGCCAACCTCGTCTCCGTCCTCGTGCACTGCGACGTCCGGGGCAGCGAGGTCATCCTCGGAGACGCCTCGCACATCCACGTCTACGAGAACGGCGGCATCTCCACCATCGGCGGCGTCCACCCGAAGACCGTGGCCAACAACCCCGACGGCACCATGGACATCGACAAGATCGTCGCTGCCATCAGGCACCGGGGAGGGGCGCTGCTGTACCCGACGACCAGGCTGATATGCTTGGAGAACACGCATGCAAA TTGTGGTGGGAAATGTCTGTCTGTAGAATACACTGACAAGGTTGGGGAAATCGCCAAGAGTCATGGACTCAAGCTTCATATTGATGGAGCTCGCATTTTTAACGCCTCTGTG GCACTTGGAGTTCCTGTAGATAGACTAGTGAAAGCTGCTGATTCAATTTCG GTATGCCTATCAAAAGGTTTAGGTGCCCCCGTTGGATCAGTTATTGTCGGTTCGAAGGCCTTCATTGACAAG GCCAAGATTCTTAGGAAGACCCTAGGTGGCGGAATGAGGCAGATTGGTGTTCTTTGtgctgctgcttctgctgcCGTTCGTGACACTGTGGGAAAGCTTGAAGATGACCACAGAAAGGCGAAAGCTTTAGCAG AGGGACTGAAGAAAATTAAACAGTTTTCAGTGGATTCTGCTTCGGTCGAGACCAATATG ACTATGCCAAGCCTTGGAACAACGCAGTGTGCTTGCAATGCCGGCGAGTTCAAAAAG TGTGAGGTTCGTCCTCCATTACCAAATTTCAGATAG
- the LOC112899729 gene encoding probable low-specificity L-threonine aldolase 2 isoform X4 has product MASKVVDLRSDTVTKPSEAMRAAMAAAEVDDDVVGVDPTAQRFQAEMAALMGKEAALFVPSGTMGNLISVLVHCDVRGSEAILGDNSHIHVYENGGISTIGGVHPKTVRNNPDGTMDVDKIVAAIRHPDLHYPTTRLICLENTHGNSGGKCLSVEYTDKVGEIAKSHGLKLHIDGARIFNASVALGVPVDRLVKAADSVSVCLSKGLGAPVGSVIVGSKDFIEKAKILRKTLGGGMRQVGVLCAAAHVAIRDTVGKLADDHRKARALAEGLKKIKHITVDPASVETNMVFFDIVDPRISPDNLCQVLEQHNVLAMPASSKSIRFVLHYQISDSDVEFALTCVEKAFEELLKGGAQLEPLANGTTRSSYGH; this is encoded by the exons ATGGCAAGCAAGGTGGTGGACCTCCGGTCGGACACGGTCACCAAGCCCTCGGAGGCCATGCGTGCAGCCATGGCCGCGGCCGAGGTCGACGACGACGTCGTGGGCGTCGACCCGACCGCGCAGCGCTTCCAGGCGGAGATGGCCGCGCTCATGGGCAAGGAGGCCGCGCTCTTCGTGCCCTCGGGCACCATGGGCAACCTCATCTCCGTCCTCGTGCACTGCGACGTCAGGGGCAGCGAGGCCATCCTCGGCGACAACTCGCACATCCACGTCTACGAGAACGGCGGGATCTCCACCATCGGCGGCGTGCACCCCAAGACCGTCAGGAATAACCCCGACGGCACCATGGACGTCGACAAGATCGTCGCGGCCATCAGGCACCCGGATCTGCATTACCCCACGACAAGGCTCATCTGCTTGGAGAACACACATGGGAA TTCTGGTGGAAAATGTTTATCTGTGGAATACACTGACAAGGTCGGTGAAATTGCCAAGAGCCATGGCCTCAAGCTTCATATTGATGGAGCTCGTATTTTTAACGCCTCTGTG GCACTTGGAGTCCCTGTAGACAGACTTGTGAAAGCTGCTGATTCAGTGTCG GTATGCCTATCTAAAGGGTTAGGCGCCCCGGTTGGGTCGGTTATTGTTGGTTCGAAGGACTTCATTGAGAAG GCCAAAATTCTTAGGAAGACCTTAGGTGGTGGCATGAGGCAGGTTGGAGTTCTCTGTGCTGCTGCTCATGTTGCCATCCGTGACACTGTGGGAAAGCTTGCAGATGACCATAGGAAAGCTAGAGCTTTGGCAG AGGGACTGAAGAAAATTAAACATATTACTGTCGATCCAGCTTCCGTTGAGACCAATATG GTATTCTTCGATATCGTGGATCCACGAATATCGCCTGACAATCTATGCCAAGTCTTGGAACAGCACAATGTGCTTGCAATGCCAGCGAGTTCAAAAAG TATCAGGTTCGTCCTCCATTACCAAATTTCAGACAGCGACGTTGAATTCGCATTGACATGTGTTGAG AAAGCTTTTGAAGAGCTATTGAAGGGTGGTGCACAGTTGGAGCCTTTGGCGAACGGTACTACAAGAAGTTCGTACGGGCACTAG
- the LOC112899729 gene encoding probable low-specificity L-threonine aldolase 2 isoform X2 gives MPCQRSCDETKFHERWQVYLHPLKPLPLPCTQSRMVVKVVDLRSDTVTKPSEAMRAAMAAADVDDDVLGADPTARRFEAEMAALMGKEAALFVPSGTMANLVSVLVHCDVRGSEVILGDASHIHVYENGGISTIGGVHPKTVANNPDGTMDIDKIVAAIRHRGGALLYPTTRLICLENTHANCGGKCLSVEYTDKVGEIAKSHGLKLHIDGARIFNASVALGVPVDRLVKAADSISVCLSKGLGAPVGSVIVGSKAFIDKAKILRKTLGGGMRQIGVLCAAASAAVRDTVGKLEDDHRKAKALAEGLKKIKQFSVDSASVETNMVFFDIVDPRISPDNLCQVLEQHNVLAMPASSKSIRFVLHYQISDSDVEFALTCVEKAFEELLKGGAQLEPLANGTTRSSYGH, from the exons ATGCCATGCCAACGATCATGTGACGAAACGAAATTTCATGAGCGTTGGCAAGTATACTTGCATCCTCTGAAGCCTCTGCCGCTCCCCTGTACGCAGAGCAGGATGGTGGTCAAGGTGGTGGACCTGCGGTCGGACACGGTCACTAAGCCCTCGGAGGCCATgcgcgccgccatggccgcggCCGACGTCGACGACGACGTCCTGGGCGCAGACCCGACCGCGCGCCGCTTCGAGGCGGAGATGGCCGCGCTCATGGGCAAGGAGGCCGCGCTCTTCGTGCCCTCGGGCACCATGGCCAACCTCGTCTCCGTCCTCGTGCACTGCGACGTCCGGGGCAGCGAGGTCATCCTCGGAGACGCCTCGCACATCCACGTCTACGAGAACGGCGGCATCTCCACCATCGGCGGCGTCCACCCGAAGACCGTGGCCAACAACCCCGACGGCACCATGGACATCGACAAGATCGTCGCTGCCATCAGGCACCGGGGAGGGGCGCTGCTGTACCCGACGACCAGGCTGATATGCTTGGAGAACACGCATGCAAA TTGTGGTGGGAAATGTCTGTCTGTAGAATACACTGACAAGGTTGGGGAAATCGCCAAGAGTCATGGACTCAAGCTTCATATTGATGGAGCTCGCATTTTTAACGCCTCTGTG GCACTTGGAGTTCCTGTAGATAGACTAGTGAAAGCTGCTGATTCAATTTCG GTATGCCTATCAAAAGGTTTAGGTGCCCCCGTTGGATCAGTTATTGTCGGTTCGAAGGCCTTCATTGACAAG GCCAAGATTCTTAGGAAGACCCTAGGTGGCGGAATGAGGCAGATTGGTGTTCTTTGtgctgctgcttctgctgcCGTTCGTGACACTGTGGGAAAGCTTGAAGATGACCACAGAAAGGCGAAAGCTTTAGCAG AGGGACTGAAGAAAATTAAACAGTTTTCAGTGGATTCTGCTTCGGTCGAGACCAATATG GTATTCTTCGATATCGTGGATCCACGAATATCGCCTGACAATCTATGCCAAGTCTTGGAACAGCACAATGTGCTTGCAATGCCAGCGAGTTCAAAAAG TATCAGGTTCGTCCTCCATTACCAAATTTCAGACAGCGACGTTGAATTCGCATTGACATGTGTTGAG AAAGCTTTTGAAGAGCTATTGAAGGGTGGTGCACAGTTGGAGCCTTTGGCGAACGGTACTACAAGAAGTTCGTACGGGCACTAG
- the LOC112900777 gene encoding uncharacterized protein LOC112900777, which yields MAVVVPAATHGAGVGGAAVPASTTTLVPACAVCCVAVSACASSLLAYYATLGVSLACFARAVWPDRVDAVLGPLGARARRGPLLARADLWDDLRSLRDAARAHPATAPVCAGAEECARRARAAVTGRADGARRWAQAKWGQHKDAAGAAWFVLRLAGRVIRLAATVMLDAAWKEAKTQAPAVLGYLRGVIRAIRSPTSCNEEEAAGFVFRDIVSLVGIGFYLLFSTQLIFRFSTISGTQFYAACLASACGLAMLLADWIDFPDDDEAGTTRDSADDADDTTQQREGAAGEARLDAELDVRESWQLLWVLIIIAFCFDAFLLHVKLGPRPTELALLALWNFEVLSVGRQVELTPDDGEGAEGSAGSVDGAVDKWRRGAMAVLAASGVKSFVVYLALDFYLAALSFLWLCVMADLLLVEEDSFSEMDESGDDEDREAGLAGIGEDITVGADEGADEARAEHYSITSSSEDEEEAHTSSSEDEEEGCALNEHCDSSEEREQRREEPDGSSHGSTDEDDSWDLVEIDPEMPAKENCGANRKSSRLLFPWKSAA from the coding sequence ATGGCCGTCGTCGTCCCGGCGGCAACACACGGCGCGGgcgtcggcggcgccgccgtccctgcTTCCACAACGACCCTCGTCCCCGCGTGCGCCGTCTGCTGCGTCGCCGTATCCGCATGCGCGTCCAGCCTGCTGGCGTACTACGCCACGCTCGGCGTCTCCCTGGCCTGCTTCGCCCGCGCCGTGTGGCCGGATCGCGTCGACGCCGTCCTGGGCCCGCTGGGCGCCCGCGCGCGGCGGGGGCCGCTGCTCGCGCGCGCCGACCTGTGGGACGACCTGCGGAGCCTGCGGGACGCCGCGCGGGCGCATCCGGCGACCGCGCCCGTCTGCGCCGGGGCCGAGGAGtgcgcgcgccgcgcccgcgccgcggtCACCGGCCGGGCGGACGGCGCGCGGAGGTGGGCGCAGGCCAAGTGGGGCCAGCACAAGGATGCCGCGGGCGCGGCGTGGTTCGTGCTCCGCCTGGCCGGTCGCGTGATCCGTCTCGCCGCGACCGTGATGCTCGACGCCGCGTGGAAGGAAGCTAAAACCCAAGCGCCGGCGGTGCTGGGATACCTGAGAGGCGTGATCCGTGCGATCAGGTCGCCGACGTCGTGCAacgaggaggaggccgccggCTTCGTGTTCAGGGACATCGTATCTCTCGTCGGGATCGGGTTCTACCTCCTGTTCAGCACGCAGTTGATCTTCCGCTTCAGCACCATCAGCGGAACGCAATTCTACGCCGCGTGCTTAGCGTCAGCGTGCGGCTTGGCCATGCTGCTAGCGGATTGGATTGACTTTCCGGACGACGACGAAGCTGGCACAACCAGGGATAGCGCCGACGACGCGGACGACACGACCCAGCAGCGGGAGGGCGCTGCCGGCGAGGCAAGGCTAGACGCGGAGCTCGACGTGCGAGAGTCTTGGCAGTTGCTGTGGGTCCTGATCATCATCGCGTTCTGCTTCGACGCCTTCCTCCTCCACGTCAAGCTCGGCCCGCGGCCTACGGAACTCGCGCTCCTGGCCCTCTGGAACTTCGAGGTGCTCAGTGTTGGCAGGCAAGTCGAGCTGACGCCGGACGACGGCGAGGGAGCCGAGGGCTCGGCAGGAAGCGTGGATGGAGCTGTCGACAAGTGGAGGCGCGGCGCGATGGCGGTGCTTGCAGCGTCCGGCGTCAAGAGCTTTGTCGTCTACCTCGCGCTCGACTTCTACCTGGCCGCGCTCAGCTTTCTGTGGCTTTGCGTCATGGCGGACCTCCTGCTGGTTGAAGAGGACAGTTTTTCGGAGATGGACGAATCGGGAGACGACGAAGATAGGGAGGCGGGGCTTGCTGGCATCGGCGAGGACATCACCGTAGGTGCGGACGAAGGGGCTGATGAGGCGAGGGCAGAGCATTATTCCATCACGAGCTCATCAGAGGATGAAGAGGAAGCCCATACGAGCTCATCGGAGGATGAAGAAGAAGGTTGCGCTCTGAATGAGCATTGCGATAGCTCAGAAGAGCGGGAGCAGCGACGGGAAGAACCGGACGGCAGCAGCCATGGAAGCACGGACGAGGACGACAGCTGGGACTTGGTAGAGATCGACCCGGAGATGCCTGCCAAAGAGAACTGTGGCGCCAATCGGAAGTCGTCCAGGCTTCTTTTCCCATGGAAGTCGGCAGCATGA
- the LOC112899729 gene encoding probable low-specificity L-threonine aldolase 1 isoform X3: MVVKVVDLRSDTVTKPSEAMRAAMAAADVDDDVLGADPTARRFEAEMAALMGKEAALFVPSGTMANLVSVLVHCDVRGSEVILGDASHIHVYENGGISTIGGVHPKTVANNPDGTMDIDKIVAAIRHRGGALLYPTTRLICLENTHANCGGKCLSVEYTDKVGEIAKSHGLKLHIDGARIFNASVALGVPVDRLVKAADSISVCLSKGLGAPVGSVIVGSKAFIDKAKILRKTLGGGMRQIGVLCAAASAAVRDTVGKLEDDHRKAKALAEGLKKIKQFSVDSASVETNMVFFNIMDPRISPDRLCQALEQRSVLAMPASSKSVRFVLHYQISDSDVQYALTCVEKAVEELLKGGTKFEHLTNGATKHSYGH, encoded by the exons ATGGTGGTCAAGGTGGTGGACCTGCGGTCGGACACGGTCACTAAGCCCTCGGAGGCCATgcgcgccgccatggccgcggCCGACGTCGACGACGACGTCCTGGGCGCAGACCCGACCGCGCGCCGCTTCGAGGCGGAGATGGCCGCGCTCATGGGCAAGGAGGCCGCGCTCTTCGTGCCCTCGGGCACCATGGCCAACCTCGTCTCCGTCCTCGTGCACTGCGACGTCCGGGGCAGCGAGGTCATCCTCGGAGACGCCTCGCACATCCACGTCTACGAGAACGGCGGCATCTCCACCATCGGCGGCGTCCACCCGAAGACCGTGGCCAACAACCCCGACGGCACCATGGACATCGACAAGATCGTCGCTGCCATCAGGCACCGGGGAGGGGCGCTGCTGTACCCGACGACCAGGCTGATATGCTTGGAGAACACGCATGCAAA TTGTGGTGGGAAATGTCTGTCTGTAGAATACACTGACAAGGTTGGGGAAATCGCCAAGAGTCATGGACTCAAGCTTCATATTGATGGAGCTCGCATTTTTAACGCCTCTGTG GCACTTGGAGTTCCTGTAGATAGACTAGTGAAAGCTGCTGATTCAATTTCG GTATGCCTATCAAAAGGTTTAGGTGCCCCCGTTGGATCAGTTATTGTCGGTTCGAAGGCCTTCATTGACAAG GCCAAGATTCTTAGGAAGACCCTAGGTGGCGGAATGAGGCAGATTGGTGTTCTTTGtgctgctgcttctgctgcCGTTCGTGACACTGTGGGAAAGCTTGAAGATGACCACAGAAAGGCGAAAGCTTTAGCAG AGGGACTGAAGAAAATTAAACAGTTTTCAGTGGATTCTGCTTCGGTCGAGACCAATATG GTATTCTTTAATATCATGGATCCACGCATATCACCTGACAGACTATGCCAAGCCTTGGAACAACGCAGTGTGCTTGCAATGCCGGCGAGTTCAAAAAG TGTGAGGTTCGTCCTCCATTACCAAATTTCAGATAGTGATGTTCAGTATGCATTGACATGCGTCGAG AAAGCTGTTGAAGAACTACTGAAGGGCGGCACTAAATTTGAGCATTTGACAAATGGAGCTACAAAGCACTCATACGGGCACTAG
- the LOC112900356 gene encoding uncharacterized protein LOC112900356, with protein MGSPAPRRPLALAWFILICSSFWAANGMYGRVRMAAAEEGEGRRMRLHTDGSRGDAHAWPGYLYTRAVGRCTPQFWSSGAEPWPNIAPQEAAVSKVFGSRSVERYGPRLTLLEATMRTDDIGGSAFVKLVKQGSAALLNAYTRRGFPFDSWEVKALLLEALVSEEAAAVQAERFEQANQSCI; from the exons atgGGTTCAccggcgccgcgccgtcctctaGCTCTCGCCTGGTTCATCCTCATCTGTTCATCCTTCTGGGCAGCAAATGGGATGTACGGCAGGGTCCgtatggcggcggcggaggagggggagggcagGAGGATGCGGCTGCACACCGACGGGAGCCGCGGCGACGCGCACGCGTGGCCGGGGTACCTCTACACCCGAGCAGTTGGGAGATGCACACCCCA ATTCTGGAGCAGTGGAGCTGAGCCATGGCCCAACATCGCGCCTCAGGAAGCAGCTGTCTCAAAGGTCTTTGGCTCTAGGTCGGTTGAGAGGTACGGGCCACGCCTCACCCTGCTGGAAGCAACCATGAGAACAGACGACATTGGCGGCAGTGCCTTTGTCAAGCTGGTGAAGCAAGGAAGTGCTGCTCTCCTTAATGCCTACACGAGGAGGGGTTTCCCTTTTGATTCCTGGGAGGTGAAGGCCTTGCTGTTAGAGGCACTAGTGTCTGAGGAGGCTGCCGCGGTTCAAGCAGAGCGATTTGAGCAGGCGAACCAGTCTTGCATTTGA